One part of the Algibacter sp. L1A34 genome encodes these proteins:
- a CDS encoding TerB family tellurite resistance protein, with amino-acid sequence MINRAQKLHLLSEMIAFAKYDKDIKRIEYNFLLGVAKQLEIAREDFEYLVENPIDYTHLKSHSERIVQFHRLVLLMNIEQVHCDGNNSASVIKLYNFGLRMGLSHEAITKVLYLMESFPNKIVPPDVLIDVFKTQYN; translated from the coding sequence ATGATTAATCGAGCCCAGAAATTGCATCTCCTCTCCGAAATGATTGCTTTTGCAAAGTATGATAAAGATATAAAAAGAATTGAATATAATTTTTTGCTAGGTGTTGCCAAACAATTAGAAATAGCACGCGAAGATTTTGAATATTTAGTAGAAAACCCTATTGATTACACACATTTAAAATCTCATAGCGAGCGTATCGTACAATTTCATAGACTCGTATTATTAATGAATATAGAGCAAGTGCATTGTGATGGTAATAATTCAGCAAGCGTAATCAAATTATATAATTTTGGATTACGAATGGGTTTAAGTCATGAAGCTATCACTAAGGTACTTTATTTAATGGAAAGCTTTCCTAATAAAATAGTACCACCAGATGTGTTAATCGATGTATTTAAAACACAATACAATTAG